DNA sequence from the Caretta caretta isolate rCarCar2 chromosome 23, rCarCar1.hap1, whole genome shotgun sequence genome:
GAAGAATACCTTTACTCTCAGCCCCCTCCTGGATCATTTCTGTTTGTCAGACTCCCTCTGGTTCATTCATATCCTCCAGGGACCATGGTGCCTAGAACTGCATGTAAATCCCAAGAGCCCTGTAAAGAGGatttgccccctcccttccctgggaTTCCTGTACACACTCCCACTCCCTGGGATCTGTTGTGCGCTTTACTGCTGGGTCACACTGCAAACTCCGGTTTAACTTCCCAAACCGGGAAAGGTTTCTAGCAAGGTGAAAGAGCCACTGactccccatctctgctgcaggGATGTGGGGTTCCCTCgccccttcttcccccagcaGTGCTCTGAGCTTCCAGAGAGGAAACGCAGACTTCCTGAGGAGCACATTGCTAGCGGCAGCTGCTGTTCCCATGTCCGGTCGGGATGATCCTGCTTTCCCCTCGGGGCTGCCCTCAACCAGCCTTCAGCAGGAAAGCACCGGGCGGTTGCACTTCCTCTGCAGGCTTGGATGGCATGAAGCGTTCCCTCCCCTGTTCCTACATACACTCATACAGTAgttcattcctcctcctcccccccccccccccccccgccccatcagtGATTCCAGCCTGGCTCCTGGCAGCTCCAGTTCCTGGCAGTGAAGCTGGTCCTAGCCCCTGGGCCTGGACTCCATATGACGTGAGCGCCCTCTAGAGCTGCTATAAACTTGTGTTCTCAGGAATTTAACACTCCACATTTCCTCCGGGCTGCAATGGGCCATGCAGTGTCCCAGCCTGGAAGGAAAGCTTTCTTTTGGTAATGCATCATCAGTTTCAAACCAAGAGTCGAAGGCAGTTTTGGGTCAGCAGCGCTGGCTGCTGTGTGCATGTCACACCTATCCTCTGCCCTCTACACCAGCAACCTGCAGAAGCTGAATCTAGTTCgcggtctcagtccttatcttcaaggcccTCCGTAGCCCAGGCCCAGGCTAGATCTAAAagaggctccagggtggggagcATGGTTGATGACGCTGCTCCTCCAGCACCATGTAACTTTGTTACCATCAGCGTAACGCCTGTCTGCACAGGAGAAGGATTGTCCTCAGGGGCCAGTCCCAGACTGCGGAACAAACTCCCCCAGGAGCTAAGGACTATCTGAAATCCGCCCACCCtttgctcccagtgctgggagcactgCTCCGACCAGGCTCCTCTAACAGAAACAGAGTGGTGTGGACATTTTAATCAACAACAGCAAAACTTTACCAAAACACCCCCCCACTCACACGCACAATCCCTGCCATTGTGGGATAGAATGAACCACAGGGGAGAGGTGGTTATTGTGTCAGTTACTGCATGTCTGAAAGGCGCCCTGATGATGAGGGTGAGATAAGAACTCTTATAGAACAAAATAGGTCCCAGGCCTGTTCCTTTGGTTCTTTTCCTCTTTGTAGATTcccaagccagaagggaccattgtgagcagctagtctgaccccctgcatagcacaggccatagggcTTCACTGAATGAATTCCTCTTCTTGCATGTTTCTCTTTCCCATGTGGCTGGATGAAAGACTTCCACCAAGAACTGGGGAAGCAGTGAAACTAACAAATGCTGAGGGCAAACCCATATTTCGGGGGTCTTGTCCTGTTCCCAAAGAAGCTACCTGTCTCTTACCATGCTGCCAGGGCCTGGATTTTAACCTTCCCCCCCTCatctttccttcctctgcagagAGCCGGAGAGTTAAGCTTCAAGGCATGCTTGCCGATCTCCGGGACGTTGATGGGCTGCCTCCTAAACCATCTGTTCCATCTGCCATCTCCAGTCACCCCAGGTCTCATGAAGGTAATGCCTAGTCCCTTTGTTCCCCTCCTGtttctggctgtggggtggggattgTGTTATAGAGgggagaagttggggggggggggtccatcaTGCTCAAGCTGTCATGTTCCTCTGATCCTCTTTGGACCTCTTCAGCAAATCCCCAGTTACAGAGGCCCTACAGACCACCTCCCACCTAGGGGTGCTCCCAGCATACCTTTCTCAAGCTTGGAATACCGCTGCCTTTCCTCCAGTTGTAAACCTGCTCCCACCTGGCACCTCTCCAGTTAGCCCTGAGCTTTGCCCCTTCTCCCCTTGCAGCAGGGTCGCTTGGCTTCTCCTCGGACGTGTTTATCATGGACACCATCGGCGGAGGGGAAGTAAGTCTGGGGGACCTGGCGGACCTGACTGTCACCAACGACAACGAGCTCAGTTGTGATGTGAGTAGCCGGCATCATCTCCTCACCCCAGCTTTCCGAGCTGGCCCTTAGCCCAGGCTCCTTGAGCGTTAGTCAGTGCCGCCTGTGGTGCCAGGCATCCGTGGCACAGCACCGCTCCGTACACCCCGTACATCCTATTCCAGTGGGCTCTAATACCCAGCAGTCCTTTGCACTGACATCTGCCCATCAAGATGAGTCTGATGAGCCCCACAGCCTGGGGATCTTTCTGGCACCTGAGGTCCCTGGGCGCAGCAGTATCCAGGAACATCTCCTCCCATTCACCCCCTGGTTGGAGTTTAGCAGTCATTTCTCTCCGCAGACCTAGCTGCTGTCTCCCCCAGCTTGGACTGTATTGTAATGCCCTCTGCAGGAAGTAACCCGAGGATCTCAGCTGGTGCAGAAGCCAGCTGCCTGCGTGCTGGGATGGGGGGAAGTTCcatgcagggagctgcagggaccccTGTGCTTTGGGGGCTGCGCTAGCTACCAGCTTATCTGGGTGTGGAGCAGATGGACAGACCACATGATTGGGTCCTGTCTGATACAGATGCTGTCTTGCTCCATGGGCACCAGGCAGACAGTTGGCATCCAGCAGGACATGTCTACTAGTAGTCCCCAGATGGGAACTCTAGTGGGGGCTAGAGGTGGGGCCTTCTTGCAGTGGGTCTGGGACATATGGAGCAAACTCTGATTCCTATGGGACCACCAGAACACCCTCCTGCATAGCCAGTGAACATACCAGTATGACCAGTCTCTACTGGATTGCTAGTTTCCCTTTCAAATATGCAGCCATATTCCAGTGCAGGAAGGAGTACGAGGCCAGTTTGGATTCTTTTCCTGCCTCTTAGCTCTTCTGAGAAGAGTTTTGTTCTAAtccacccctgctctgtcctGAGCGTTCCCAGCGCCAGACCTGAGCGCgtggctcccagggccagaggGGAGATAGCCTCAGCCCTGCCGCAGTGCAGAGGGGTGGACTAGAGGATctcttggggtcccttccagtcctgtagCTCCATAATTCCATGAAAAGCCATGTTGCTGTTGGCATCAGCAAAAGTTTGTAACTGAGCCTGTTGGGGTTGAGAGGAGTGGTTATGACTCttgcctgggacttgggagacctgattCAAGTCTCTCCTTTGCCACACGAtgcctctgtgaccttgggtgagtcactgtgcctcagtttccccatcagtgaaattattatttattaggtgtattacgttAGCgcataggagccctagtcatggcccagggccccattgtgctaggtgctgtgcgaGAAGAGACTAATAatatccctgctctgccctgcctcacaaGGTGTTGAGAGGAGGTGCTCTGATACCATAGTGATGAAGGCCATATAAGGACCTAATGTAGTTAAGACAGGTGTGGTACTGAGCCAGCAGGCAGGCAGATGCTTGGGATAATAACCCACaagcagaacataagaacggccatattgggtcagaccaaaggtccatctagcctggtgtcctgtcttccgacagtggccaatgccaggtgccccagagggaatgaacagaacaggtcatcataaagtgatccatcccgtcgcccattccccgcttctggtaaacagaggctaaggacaccatccctgcccgtcctggctcatagccattgatggacctatcctccatgaacttatctagttcttttttgaaccctgttatagtcttggccttcacagtatcctctgacaaggagttccacaggttgactgtgcattgtgtaaaaaaaatacttccttttgtttgttttaaacctgctgcctattaatttcatttggtggcccctagttcttgtgttatgagaaggagtaaataacacttccttatttactttctcaacaccagtcatgattttatagacctcaatcatatccccccttagttgtctcttttccaagctgaaaagtcccagtttattaatctctcctcatctggcagctgttccataacctaatcatttttgttgcccttttctgaaccttttccaattccaatatatcttttttgagatggggcgaccacatctacacacagtatctaagatgtgggcgtaccatatatttatgtagaggcaatatgatattttttgtttttccctttcttaatgattcccagcattctgttagctttttggactgctgctgcacattgagtggatgttttcagagaacagcaGAGGATGTGCAGAAGCAGCCtggctgctggtccctgttgGGGGCTTTAATTGAAAATGGACGGAGATGGCTTGGCCcagctcagaggaggaggagagcataGCTGTGATCATGCTGCCTTGTTTTGTGTTTCCAGCTGTCAGATGGCAAGGACGCCTTTAAGAAGACCTGGAATCCCAAGTTCACCCTCCGGAGTCACTACGACGGGATCCGGGCCCTGGTTTTCCACCACACAGAGTCCGCGCTAGTCACAGCCTCTGAGGATGGCACGCTGAAGCTGTGGAACCTCCAGAAGACGGTTGCTGCCAAGAAGTGAGCTCCCCTGTAGCTTGGGGAGCATGCCAGGCTCAGcagggccagcaggaggcgctgcgtgggggaggggtggggagggattgccAGGCAGATGCGTTAACCACACCCTGTAAAAACCAAATCTAGGGAAGGGAGAACATAAATACACCCACGTGTCTAAGGCATCTGTTAGCCAGCAGCCCCTCAAGGTTCCCCCCTGGCATTCCACATCATGCTGCATGTGGGGCTGGTTATTttgggatggggaggtggggaaggggagcacTGCCAACTGTTAACCTGATTTGTTCAGTTTCATGTGGGCACAAAAGGGTTAAAATCCCAGCAacatcccctccccttctcccctgatGCTGAGGGAAGGTCACACATTGAACCCTGGGCCTTTCCACTGTGGGGTCCGGCCCTGTCCCTGAGCCAGTCCTGCTGGGTGGTAGAGTATAAAGCATCCAGCCCTACCAGCTGGGGGTCCCCCTCCGCTAATCTCTGccctttcctctcctgctgcaggAACGCCGCATTGGATGTGGAGCCGGTCTACGCTTTCCGGGCACACAGGTGAGTCCTGGGGTGTGAGGCTGATGCCTAGTACCTCTGTCCAAAGGGGCATCTCCCCACCCGTGTATTGATCCCAGGGTCCAGAATCCATGAGTGACTCTGGCCGGAGCATCTCCCTAATGTACTCTGTGGTCCCAGAGAGTCAAGCCCATGACCCTAGAGTCtggatcctgggccccagtacAGCCTTTGGGATCAGATGTTGGAACCCTGGTCTCGGCAGTCTGTGATTTAGTGAAGGGGTGAGGCTTAAACCCGCAGGAGGTTGGGGCGAGAGGGTCAGGGCTAATTCTGAACCCCCAGCCTACCCACAAGTGCAGTTAGTGCAGCTCTGGTGTCTTGCAAGTTCATTAAACGACTCCGTCGGTCTACGAGGGACAAGTGGTTCAGTCCGGGCAGGTGCTGTCTGGAGTGCCAAAGGAGCTACGGCAAACTAGAGACTTTGCCACTAGAGGGTGCTCTGACTCCCCGAATGCCTTCCCAAAGCCCAGGGCTCCGATGGGCTCCACGTGGCTGCGCCTTTCCCCGAGTGGGTGGCTGTGGCTGGCTCATCCTGTGTGGTTTGCACCCACGCTCGCTCCTTGGGAGAGTCCTTGTGagtgtggggcagagaggggaagccCCATCCTACGGCTTTGgaagtccccctcccccattctttcTCTGCCCCATTTCCTTTGCCCTGCCCTTCATTTCTGTGGCCGTCCCGTTTCTGCAGGGGTCCAGTGCTCTCCATTGCCATGGGCTGTAACAGCGAATATTGCTACAGCGGAGGAACGGACACCAAGATCCGCTTCTGGAGGGTCCCGGATTTGAGCATGGATCCTTATGACAGTTATGGTGGGTGCAGGCAGCTGTCTGTCCGttctctcccctggcagtcccTACACACTGAGCAGACCCCAGAGTATGCAGCCTGTCTCCTGACAGCTGGGAGGAGGGTGGAGTGAGGCCCAAATGTGAGATTTTGGGTGATTTTTCAGGGTGGTTTTGTCTCCTTGGGGTTGCTGGGAGTTttccggggaggggagggcagggcagggtggcagtGCTGGGGAGTGGGTTGTGCTGGAATCTCTTCAGGAGCTGACGGGCTGTACCTGATGTGTAGAAAACTCACCAGGGCGCAGTGGCCCTTGACTTGACCTGTGGAGACTACAGTTCCCAGTATGCACTGCGGCCTGGCCACTCCAGTGGAGGTGGAGCACTGTATGCTGGGAACTCTCAGCTGGAGGAGGGCCCTGGGGCAAATTAGGGTGAaactccccagctgggagccaggatgcggCGTGACTCCTCCTTGACCCCGGCGTTGTTTCTGGCCCAGATCCAGGAGTCCTCAGCAACGTCCTGGAAGGCCACACGGATGCGATCTGGGGCCTGGCATTCAGCCCTTCCAAGAACCGCCTGGCTTCGTGTTCAGCAGATGGCACGGTCAGGATATGGGACCCTAGCGAGAACCCATCCTGCCTCAGCACTTACAACACGGAGCGTGGTGAGCGAACCCTACCCTGGGATAACAGAGCCTGGCTGGGAAATAGGGGCCCCTTTGAGAGGGTGTTCCCTACCAGATTAAGGCTTTGGGGGGTTAGGAACAGCATggggatctctctctctttttgggtcAGTTTTGACCCCAGTGCCCTAGCACAGTACTAGGGAGTGCTGTGCTTCAATAGGTGGGAGGATGGCCCATTGGTTAGGGCcctagcctaggacttggaagacctgggttcaagtccctgctcctccacagacttttgtgatcttgggcaagtcacttagtctctctgtgcctcggtttccccatctgtgtaatGGGGATTATAGGCCTGCCCTGCCTCATgggcattgtgaggataaatccattaaagattgtgagactctcagatactacagagatgtGGGGGGCACATATGTACCTTAGATAGGTGCCATCTAAAACGAGGGCCATTCTCTCTTGGCATTGAAGATCCCTTGGTAACTTCCCAAAAAGTCACGATGCTGCTCGATGCCCTGGTCAAATTCCAACTCAGGGAATGCCGTTCTGCCTCTCTAACAGACCTCTCGTTTCAATGGGAAACAGGGAGGCACTTCACTTCCCGTTGAAAACTTTGTGCCGTTGCTGTGTGCACGTGACATACTCCACCCCAGAGAGGGCTGCATTTTGGGAGTGGTTGGGTTGaggctttcagagtaacagccgtgttagtctgtattcgcaaagagaaaaggagtacttgtggcaccttagaggctaaccaatttatttgagcataagctttcgtgagctacagctcacttcatcggatttgtccttggattggccgctaccaccaccaaacaaatactggttactggggaagagctgtttggacacgtctttcccccccaaaatacttcccaaaaccttgcaccccactttctggacaaggtttggtaaaaggcctcaccaatttgcctaggtgactacagacccagacccttggagtatgcatccgatgaagtgagctgtagctcacgaaagcttatgctcaaataaattggttagtctctaaggtgccacgagtcctccttttctttttgggttgaGGCTTGTGTGTTAGTGCGGTTGGAATGCTTTGCTCTGTCTGGTGCCACAGCAGGGGTGGTCTTGGCACTGAAGCGTGACGGTTGGTCCCGTAAGGCGGCCTTCATTGTTCTCCCTGTGTCCCCGCCCCTCCCGCAGAGTACGGAATTCCTACCTCTGTCGTGTTCGCCAGCATGGACCCTGCCCATGTTGTGGCCGCCTTCCGAACGGGCAACACGGTGCTGTACGACCTGGAGACCTCCCAGCCCATCCTGACGCTGGAATCCAGAGCCACCACTGGTGAGCTGGGGTGACTCCTGCGTTCTagtcccagctgtgggaggggagtgggatttagtggttagagcacgggagggtgggggaggctgggagtcaggactcctgggttctgttcacaGCTCTTATTGATTTGCTGTGTGATGGTAGGCAAGTCACTGCCTCTCCCTGATTCCCTCTCTCCCCGCCATGAGGTGTCCATCTCCCAGGCAGCGGTGAGGCCCAGCAGTTTAgtttgtgctttgagatccttgccTGGGAGGCacttctccagcagggggcggtaGAGGGATGAGCACAGGATGGGTCAGGCCAgggtggggggttgagggggCATGGGTGGTTCGGTGGTAACCTGCTCCCTCTCCCATGTTCTGACCCAGGATTCAGTCAAATCAATCATGTGGTGAGCCATCCGACGCAGCCCGTCACCATCACAGCGCATGATGACCGAGGGATCCGCTTCTTGGACAACCGGACAGGTAGGGCAGCCGTCTACTGGTGGCTGGGACAGACCTGCTGCCCccttctcagccccaccccctggcagGAAGGCAGCCAGCCCAATCTCCTAGGGCGAAGGGCCTTGCTGTTTCCCAGAGCTCCACCTCCTGGGGCCATCTCTCCCACAGCCTTGAGGCTCTTGAGGGAGGCTCTGACATCACTGTGCCTTGGGGTCCTGCCTTGGGCATCCCCCGTCTGCTGGGGGTAGGAAGAGAGGTAGGTGGCAGTTATGGGGTGAAATCTGTGCATGCAGGACCCAGCCCCTGCTGTGCCGCCTGCCATCTCCCCAGGGCGCACGTGCGAGCCTTCCCGTGCACCCTTCGCAGGGAGACTCACCCATGATGCGATGGAATCAGCTCTCTCGCAAGGCCCATGTCCCTCCCAAGGACCAGTctgccctccagctcccctcACCTGCCTTGAACAGACCGTGTCTACTGATCTGATGGCTCCCAGCCTACCCCACTCACCCACCTGGGGGTGTCActgtctcccccttccccaggaggGTCCCATCCCCTCTTGCCACCCTGGCGGCCCCTCAGTGCCCTACCCTAAGCATGCTGCTCCAAGACCCCCCAGTAGAGGGAGCCACCTTTCCCATGCCCATGGGGAATCCAGCGCTGTAAGCTACCCCACCCCATGGGTTGTGAGGAGAacacctagtggttagagcaggcccCAGGCATGAGTGGGAGCTGCCCTATTAACCCTTTCTCCTCTCCGTGCCAAGGGAAAGCCATCCACTCCATGGTCGCTCACTTGGACGCTGTCACCTGCCTCGCTGTGGACCCCAACGGGGTCTTCCTCATGTCTGGAAGTAAGTGTCTTTctgctccaccctgccccccagctgcaTGCATCTTGCCTGCTTTCGGCTTTGAGAGTCACCTGCCGGGGGGAGGATGGGCAGTGATCCGGGTGTTCAAATCCAGTGGGGACCAAAAATTGTACCCGCCCGCGTGGCCCCGgagtgaaatgagtttgctggATCTCAGCAGCTTCCGAGTAGGGCACCTGCCATCACCGCTGGCATGGCTAGACCTGCCCTCTGGATTGCGTCAGAGGGGCTGAGGACTGAATGGGTCATGGGGGCTGGGCTCGCCTGTCCCACCCCTAGCGGGAGATGTCCCTCCAGTGCAGGGAGCAATGCGGGGGCATTTGGCCTGGTACTGCCCATGCTGGGCGTGTTCAGTGGGAAGTGAATCCAGAATCCAGCACTAAGTGCAGTAAACAAGCGATCCAGAGTGTTGTGCGGAAGAGCTCTGGGCTTTGCTGGTTGAGCTTTGAGGGAAGAGCAGGGAAATGGGAGCCAGGactggcagggcagtggggtctagtggttagagtgaggggggttgggagccaggactcctgagttctattcccgaCTCCGTGGATGAGTATCTTCTCCCCTGACCACGGGTGACCCTTCTCCGATGGCTCTCCTAGGCCATGACTGCTCTCTGCGCCTCTGGAACTTGGACAACAAGACGTGCGTGCAGGAGATCACGGCCCACCGCAAGAAGCACGAGGAGGCCATCCACGCTGTGGCCTTCCACCCCAGCAAGGCCCTGATCGCCAGTGCAGGGGCCGACGCCCTTGCCAAGGTCTTTGTATGAGCAGCAGAGGATCctgcaggtgagctggggctgcggGACAGGGCAGCGCTGGAGTGGGAGGCCAGagggccccccgccccgctcccttgCCTGCTACTGGCCTGCTCCTCTTGTCTCCCCCAACAGGTGGGTCCCTGGGACTCTCCAGAGGTGCTAACCCCGTCTGGCGATGAGCTtatcccccccaacctccccacagCTCAGGACCTACTGCCAAGGGGCGTCTCTTCTCACCCAGTGAAGTGGCACGGACGTGTGTGGCTGgggagggcaggcaggggaggatgACAGCCCCGTGACCAGCCCTCTCCGTGCCCTCAGGGCCCAGAAGCCAGATTCTGGAATgttttttctgcttgtttcaAGGTCGCCTGGTTTTATTTCCCAGCCAGCGAGTGGAAAGTGTTCAGGGCCAGGCACGGAtaatggaggggaggggctgggcacaGCTGTTCCATGACGTTGGGCACTcgtcccctccccagcaccagggcAGCCCTTGCTGCCCCTCACTTCCCTGGGCAAGGCACTGCCAGACCACAAAGTAACCCCTGGACCTTTAGGATTCACAAACCCTCCAGAACTGTCTCCTGgcctcttcctttcctccctgaGCTGTCCCCTGCCGGCCCCTTGCAGCCGGCTTCCAGCCGAGCTGCCCTTGCCGGCTGACGCCAGGCCCGTcagcaggaggggtttgggggcagACTTAGTGATCACAAGGGGGGCtggagagccagggagggaggggcactgaTTTTAAGAGGGGGCCAGCTGGGAGGTTGCTCAGGTTGACCTGGGATAAGAGGCTCCAGTGCGTTGGGTCAGGCCAGGAAGGTTC
Encoded proteins:
- the STRN4 gene encoding striatin-4 isoform X1, giving the protein MWQPPGSMMEAERVLVRAQQASGPAGAEPPPPPPQAPGRAAAGAGPGELSLPGILHYIQHEWARFEAEKSRWEAERAELQAQVAFLQGERKGQENLKTDLVRRIKMLEYALKQERSKYHKLKFGTEPNQGEKRADLSEPVSNGPAETTSLESNPLVWKEGRQLLRQYLEEVGYTDTILDMRSKRVRSLLGRCSVELNGTVEPSDLGLGPAPGPPGLNGGESLLVKQIEEQIKRNAGKETKDRISSSVMEKIPFLQNCEDEDSDEEEDLEGLPLETQRQHKKQRVKLATKPLMSEVEDEEDDEDSEDALNEFDFLGSGENGEGSGDARRTGDGNELESRRVKLQGMLADLRDVDGLPPKPSVPSAISSHPRSHEAGSLGFSSDVFIMDTIGGGEVSLGDLADLTVTNDNELSCDLSDGKDAFKKTWNPKFTLRSHYDGIRALVFHHTESALVTASEDGTLKLWNLQKTVAAKKNAALDVEPVYAFRAHRGPVLSIAMGCNSEYCYSGGTDTKIRFWRVPDLSMDPYDSYDPGVLSNVLEGHTDAIWGLAFSPSKNRLASCSADGTVRIWDPSENPSCLSTYNTEREYGIPTSVVFASMDPAHVVAAFRTGNTVLYDLETSQPILTLESRATTGFSQINHVVSHPTQPVTITAHDDRGIRFLDNRTGKAIHSMVAHLDAVTCLAVDPNGVFLMSGSHDCSLRLWNLDNKTCVQEITAHRKKHEEAIHAVAFHPSKALIASAGADALAKVFV
- the STRN4 gene encoding striatin-4 isoform X2; protein product: MWQPPGSMMEAERVLVRAQQASGPAGAEPPPPPPQAPGRAAAGAGPGELSLPGILHYIQHEWARFEAEKSRWEAERAELQAQVAFLQGERKGQENLKTDLVRRIKMLEYALKQERSKYHKLKFGTEPNQGEKRADLSEPVSNGPAETTSLESNPLVWKEGRQLLRQYLEEVGYTDTILDMRSKRVRSLLGRCSVELNGTVEPSDLGLGPAPGPPGLNGGESLLVKQIEEQIKRNAGKETKDRISSSVMEKIPFLQNCEDEDSDEEEDLEGLPLETQRQHKKQRVKLATKPLMSEVEDEEDDEDSEDALNEFDFLGSGENGEGSGDARRTGDGNELESRRVKLQGMLADLRDVDGLPPKPSVPSAISSHPRSHEGSLGFSSDVFIMDTIGGGEVSLGDLADLTVTNDNELSCDLSDGKDAFKKTWNPKFTLRSHYDGIRALVFHHTESALVTASEDGTLKLWNLQKTVAAKKNAALDVEPVYAFRAHRGPVLSIAMGCNSEYCYSGGTDTKIRFWRVPDLSMDPYDSYDPGVLSNVLEGHTDAIWGLAFSPSKNRLASCSADGTVRIWDPSENPSCLSTYNTEREYGIPTSVVFASMDPAHVVAAFRTGNTVLYDLETSQPILTLESRATTGFSQINHVVSHPTQPVTITAHDDRGIRFLDNRTGKAIHSMVAHLDAVTCLAVDPNGVFLMSGSHDCSLRLWNLDNKTCVQEITAHRKKHEEAIHAVAFHPSKALIASAGADALAKVFV
- the STRN4 gene encoding striatin-4 isoform X3 → MAQVAFLQGERKGQENLKTDLVRRIKMLEYALKQERSKYHKLKFGTEPNQGEKRADLSEPVSNGPAETTSLESNPLVWKEGRQLLRQYLEEVGYTDTILDMRSKRVRSLLGRCSVELNGTVEPSDLGLGPAPGPPGLNGGESLLVKQIEEQIKRNAGKETKDRISSSVMEKIPFLQNCEDEDSDEEEDLEGLPLETQRQHKKQRVKLATKPLMSEVEDEEDDEDSEDALNEFDFLGSGENGEGSGDARRTGDGNELESRRVKLQGMLADLRDVDGLPPKPSVPSAISSHPRSHEAGSLGFSSDVFIMDTIGGGEVSLGDLADLTVTNDNELSCDLSDGKDAFKKTWNPKFTLRSHYDGIRALVFHHTESALVTASEDGTLKLWNLQKTVAAKKNAALDVEPVYAFRAHRGPVLSIAMGCNSEYCYSGGTDTKIRFWRVPDLSMDPYDSYDPGVLSNVLEGHTDAIWGLAFSPSKNRLASCSADGTVRIWDPSENPSCLSTYNTEREYGIPTSVVFASMDPAHVVAAFRTGNTVLYDLETSQPILTLESRATTGFSQINHVVSHPTQPVTITAHDDRGIRFLDNRTGKAIHSMVAHLDAVTCLAVDPNGVFLMSGSHDCSLRLWNLDNKTCVQEITAHRKKHEEAIHAVAFHPSKALIASAGADALAKVFV